One genomic region from Spirosoma sp. KCTC 42546 encodes:
- a CDS encoding LON peptidase substrate-binding domain-containing protein produces the protein MEKTLSLFPLNLIVYPGEDLNLHIFEPRYRQLINECLEEERTFGIPAFINNKLPGYGTEMHVTTLHKRYPDGRMDIKSKGLGVFRLVNFENPVPGKLYAGGEVELVEPGDGYSAHATALAERLERLYGLLQIETDYKSTVENLSYKVAHKVGLSVEQEYELLTLETEAERQLFLIQHLNTVLPVVSDMERTKQRIRMNGHFKNLDPLNF, from the coding sequence ATGGAAAAGACGCTCTCCCTATTTCCTCTCAACCTGATTGTTTATCCTGGCGAGGATCTGAATCTTCATATTTTTGAACCGCGCTATCGCCAGCTTATCAATGAGTGCCTGGAGGAAGAACGCACATTTGGCATTCCAGCCTTTATTAATAATAAACTTCCCGGTTATGGTACCGAGATGCACGTGACAACGCTGCATAAACGCTACCCCGATGGGCGAATGGACATTAAATCAAAGGGGCTGGGTGTTTTTCGATTAGTGAATTTTGAGAACCCGGTACCCGGAAAGCTTTACGCTGGTGGTGAGGTGGAATTAGTTGAACCCGGCGACGGGTACAGTGCACACGCGACGGCCCTGGCCGAGCGACTGGAGCGATTATATGGACTACTACAAATTGAAACAGACTATAAATCGACAGTAGAAAACCTATCGTATAAAGTTGCCCATAAGGTTGGGCTATCGGTAGAGCAGGAATATGAACTACTTACTCTGGAAACCGAAGCTGAACGTCAGCTTTTTCTGATCCAGCACCTAAATACCGTATTGCCCGTAGTATCGGATATGGAGCGCACAAAACAGCGTATCCGCATGAACGGCCATTTCAAAAATCTTGACCCGCTAAATTTTTAG
- a CDS encoding AI-2E family transporter, giving the protein MNNRFPEVQLPSYAKLACVLLSLVIIVYGLHVLEGLLIPLVFAILFAVLLFPLVQRFENWKVPRVLAIVLCLLLSLAILTGLFYGISVQISSFAEVLPKFAQRGNEYIDSIQTFADKRLNINRQRQVTEVKKYLSQGLAEGGTILTSTLLATTNIITNLFLVLIFSFFFLLYRDFFRSFFYKAFSDLRRSKIDSVMKGIYEVVKDYLAGLVLVILIIGTLMTVGLLILGVDYAIFFGFFGACLVLIPYFGLSMGSLLPAAYTLVTQDNPLKALGVIGVFLFVQTLEGNFITPYIIGSKVSINPLAAIVVLILWENIWGLPGLVLALPLTAILKVIFDEVDSLKPYGFLIGEAEKPRPPIKNLQELAEQLPKRAKKIGKIEEKN; this is encoded by the coding sequence ATGAATAATCGCTTTCCGGAGGTTCAATTACCTTCCTATGCAAAACTTGCCTGCGTACTGCTTTCATTAGTTATTATCGTTTATGGCCTTCATGTGCTGGAGGGGCTGCTTATTCCTCTGGTATTTGCCATTTTATTTGCTGTCCTGCTATTTCCGCTGGTGCAAAGGTTCGAAAACTGGAAAGTACCACGGGTACTAGCAATTGTCCTCTGCTTATTATTATCCCTGGCTATACTAACAGGTTTGTTCTATGGCATTTCAGTACAGATCAGCAGCTTTGCTGAAGTTCTTCCCAAATTCGCTCAACGAGGTAATGAATACATCGACAGTATACAAACCTTTGCCGATAAACGCTTAAATATAAATCGACAGCGTCAGGTAACTGAAGTAAAAAAATACCTCAGTCAGGGCCTGGCAGAAGGCGGCACTATCCTGACCTCAACCCTATTGGCTACAACCAACATCATTACCAATCTATTTCTGGTGTTAATTTTTTCCTTCTTCTTTTTGCTCTATCGCGATTTCTTCCGGTCGTTCTTTTATAAAGCCTTCAGTGATTTACGCCGGTCCAAGATTGATAGTGTAATGAAAGGAATTTACGAAGTCGTAAAAGATTATCTGGCGGGTCTGGTGCTGGTTATTCTGATCATTGGTACCCTCATGACCGTTGGCCTGCTCATTCTAGGGGTGGACTATGCTATTTTCTTCGGATTCTTCGGAGCCTGTTTAGTATTGATTCCCTACTTTGGTCTTTCTATGGGCTCTTTATTACCCGCTGCCTACACCTTAGTTACGCAGGACAATCCACTCAAAGCATTGGGTGTAATTGGTGTTTTTCTGTTCGTACAAACGCTGGAAGGTAACTTTATTACCCCCTACATTATTGGCTCTAAAGTCAGTATTAATCCGTTGGCAGCCATTGTAGTCCTCATTTTGTGGGAAAACATCTGGGGTCTTCCCGGCTTGGTTTTAGCCCTACCATTAACCGCGATTCTAAAAGTTATTTTCGATGAGGTTGACTCACTCAAACCCTACGGATTTCTAATCGGCGAAGCTGAAAAACCACGCCCGCCAATAAAAAATTTACAGGAACTTGCTGAACAGCTACCGAAACGAGCCAAGAAAATCGGGAAAATTGAAGAGAAGAATTAA
- a CDS encoding response regulator transcription factor, whose amino-acid sequence MSAAKAAQPLHRVLVVDDDADIVEMLEYNLNKEGYEVRTATDGRKAIDIAKTYLPELVLLDIMMPHLDGIETGRQLRDIAELRQTYILYLTARSEEYSEVAAFDVGADDYITKPIKPRALMSRINALFRREAQKADPGEQITIADLLINRKNYSVSQNDKSIILPKKEFELLFFLAQHPNKVCSREELLQKIWGADIYVLERTVDVHIRKLREKIGDTHIRTLKGVGYMFTDQPEIG is encoded by the coding sequence ATGAGTGCCGCTAAAGCTGCTCAACCCCTGCACCGCGTTTTAGTCGTAGACGACGACGCCGACATCGTTGAGATGCTCGAATATAACCTCAACAAAGAGGGGTACGAGGTTCGTACAGCAACCGATGGACGGAAAGCCATCGACATTGCGAAAACGTACCTGCCTGAACTCGTACTGCTCGATATTATGATGCCTCATCTGGATGGCATTGAAACAGGGCGGCAACTACGCGATATCGCTGAATTGCGCCAAACGTATATTCTCTACCTGACCGCTCGTTCGGAAGAATACTCCGAAGTTGCCGCTTTTGACGTAGGTGCCGACGATTATATTACAAAACCGATTAAGCCTCGCGCTCTGATGAGCCGGATTAACGCCCTGTTTCGGCGTGAAGCACAGAAGGCAGACCCAGGCGAACAAATTACCATTGCCGACCTGCTAATTAACCGGAAGAATTATTCAGTTAGCCAGAACGACAAGTCAATCATTTTACCAAAGAAAGAGTTTGAGCTACTGTTTTTTCTGGCACAGCACCCTAATAAAGTCTGTAGCCGGGAAGAATTGCTTCAAAAAATCTGGGGGGCCGACATTTACGTGCTCGAACGTACGGTAGACGTACACATCCGAAAACTGCGCGAAAAAATTGGCGACACTCACATCCGAACGCTTAAGGGTGTAGGCTATATGTTTACCGATCAGCCAGAAATTGGTTGA
- a CDS encoding cell wall metabolism sensor histidine kinase WalK, which produces MSLSPRIIALLLACLISALTLAFLTFVEGVTNTMLFVVGLSSFAISFFLVLYAIELLVFREVNKMYKTIHQLKIRDFSISRKSIIKNNNPFKKLNDEIFVYVARKQREIDELKRLEQFRREFLADVSHELKTPIFAAQGFIHTLIDGAVDDENVRDKFLSKAAKSLDGLDALVKDLVVLSQLETGEVKMSFSRIDLAHVTQEVFDQLETIAQAKKASLTLRTTQPGPVWVKADPQRIMQVMTNLIENAVKYGNENGRVVVNLEEDKKHILISVRDNGPGIPPEHLSRIFERFYRVEKSRSKDRGGTGLGLAIVKHILNAHKAKITVMSKVEKGTTFRFKLERME; this is translated from the coding sequence ATGTCTCTAAGTCCCCGCATCATTGCGCTTTTGCTGGCTTGCCTGATTTCAGCACTAACGCTGGCCTTCCTGACATTTGTTGAAGGAGTTACAAACACGATGCTGTTTGTCGTGGGGCTTTCGTCATTCGCTATCTCGTTTTTTCTGGTGCTTTATGCCATTGAGCTACTCGTGTTTCGGGAAGTCAATAAGATGTACAAAACGATTCACCAGCTTAAAATCCGTGACTTCAGCATCTCCCGAAAATCAATTATTAAAAACAATAATCCATTCAAAAAATTAAACGACGAAATCTTTGTGTATGTCGCCCGGAAACAACGGGAGATTGACGAATTGAAGCGATTGGAACAATTTCGCCGGGAGTTTCTGGCAGACGTCTCGCACGAGCTAAAAACACCCATTTTTGCGGCTCAGGGCTTTATTCACACACTCATTGACGGGGCGGTTGACGATGAGAACGTTCGGGATAAGTTTCTCTCAAAAGCCGCCAAAAGTCTCGATGGACTCGATGCACTTGTCAAAGATCTGGTTGTTCTTTCGCAACTGGAAACTGGCGAAGTAAAAATGAGTTTTAGCCGAATTGACCTTGCTCATGTTACCCAGGAAGTTTTTGACCAGTTAGAAACAATTGCTCAGGCAAAAAAAGCATCGCTCACCCTACGAACAACCCAACCCGGCCCTGTATGGGTGAAAGCGGATCCGCAACGCATTATGCAGGTGATGACCAATTTGATTGAGAATGCGGTGAAATATGGCAATGAGAACGGTCGGGTTGTTGTGAATCTTGAAGAAGACAAAAAGCACATTCTGATATCCGTTCGGGACAATGGGCCCGGTATTCCGCCAGAGCACCTGAGTCGAATTTTTGAGCGGTTTTATCGCGTCGAAAAGAGTCGTTCTAAAGACCGGGGTGGTACGGGTCTGGGGTTAGCCATTGTGAAACACATTTTAAATGCCCACAAAGCCAAGATCACCGTAATGAGCAAAGTAGAGAAAGGCACGACCTTTCGCTTCAAGCTGGAGCGGATGGAATGA
- a CDS encoding aspartyl protease family protein — MKTLILAFGLLLSSLAARGDDPQRTPDKDRYGFFIAGNRTWTRIPFQLHSNLIIVPVRINESDTLYFILDTGVSNTIITDPDALQKKPLTLTRKVKISGAGEGGSLSASIAINNSLTMGGLKAAHHNLVILDEDILKLSEYVGTPVHGIFGYEIFANFVVNVDFQRRELLIMKPDKYKYRKHKGDRYPITIQDTKAYTDALSVYDGTKSLPLRVVLDTGAGHALLLDRSRSTASMPIPEKNIRAQLGRGLNGVINGSLGRIQKIRFGRYEMDNILASFPDSLGFGMKLVNMPERQGNVGCELLRRFNVTFNYPDQYIVMKPIKRLMRESFEHDMSGMELRAKGDSFRNYYVDKILSGSPAAMAGLVEGDEVLFVNNNSSKDLSISDIYKILQKGEGKEVSLLVRRNGQIIITHFFLKRLI, encoded by the coding sequence ATGAAAACGCTGATACTAGCCTTTGGACTACTACTGTCCTCCCTGGCTGCGCGAGGAGATGATCCTCAGCGCACGCCTGATAAGGATAGATACGGTTTTTTTATTGCCGGGAATCGTACCTGGACCCGCATTCCATTTCAACTTCACTCGAATCTGATCATTGTACCCGTTCGTATCAATGAGTCAGATACGTTGTACTTCATTTTGGATACGGGGGTTAGCAACACCATTATCACCGACCCTGACGCTCTACAGAAGAAACCACTTACGCTGACTCGAAAAGTCAAAATCAGTGGGGCGGGTGAAGGGGGTAGCCTATCGGCATCCATTGCGATCAATAACAGCCTGACAATGGGTGGTTTGAAGGCCGCACATCATAACCTGGTTATTTTAGATGAAGACATACTCAAACTGTCAGAGTATGTCGGGACACCGGTTCACGGAATCTTTGGGTACGAGATTTTTGCCAACTTCGTTGTCAATGTTGATTTTCAACGGCGCGAGCTTCTGATTATGAAGCCCGATAAATATAAATACCGCAAACATAAAGGCGACCGCTATCCCATCACCATTCAGGATACAAAGGCGTATACAGATGCCTTATCTGTATACGATGGTACAAAGTCACTACCGCTGCGGGTTGTTTTAGATACTGGGGCAGGTCATGCGCTTTTACTTGATCGATCACGCAGTACGGCTTCGATGCCTATTCCCGAAAAGAATATTCGTGCTCAATTAGGACGAGGCCTGAATGGGGTCATCAACGGCTCACTAGGTCGGATTCAGAAAATCCGGTTTGGACGGTATGAGATGGATAACATTCTGGCCTCTTTTCCGGATAGCTTAGGATTTGGCATGAAGCTGGTGAATATGCCTGAACGTCAGGGTAATGTAGGCTGTGAATTACTACGTCGGTTCAATGTTACGTTCAATTACCCTGATCAGTACATTGTTATGAAGCCCATCAAACGGCTTATGCGCGAGAGCTTTGAACACGATATGAGCGGCATGGAGCTTCGGGCCAAGGGGGATAGTTTCCGAAATTACTACGTAGATAAAATCCTTTCCGGCTCACCAGCAGCTATGGCTGGCCTGGTAGAAGGAGATGAAGTGCTATTTGTCAATAATAACTCGTCGAAAGATTTATCAATCAGTGACATCTACAAAATTCTCCAGAAAGGTGAAGGAAAAGAAGTGTCACTACTGGTACGCCGAAATGGCCAGATAATAATAACCCACTTTTTCCTCAAACGGCTGATTTAG
- the tpiA gene encoding triose-phosphate isomerase gives MRKKIVAGNWKMNKTADEAQALLSEVINMVKEEVTGDVTVVLCPPSLYLATAQQAVTAGGKVSIGAQNCHEKASGAYTGEISAPMLQSIGVNYVILGHSERRQYFGETNAQLAEKVNSALQYGLVPIFCCGESRDLRENGDYIGFVKDQITESLFHLSAESFGKVVIAYEPIWAIGTGLTASSAQAQDMHFELRQHIAGQYGDTVAQDTSILYGGSANAQNAAELFARPDVDGGLIGGASLKAADFLTVVKAAQ, from the coding sequence ATGCGGAAGAAAATTGTTGCCGGAAACTGGAAAATGAATAAAACAGCCGACGAAGCTCAGGCCCTGCTATCGGAGGTTATCAATATGGTTAAAGAGGAGGTTACGGGTGATGTAACGGTTGTATTATGCCCTCCTTCACTTTATCTGGCTACAGCGCAACAAGCTGTAACGGCTGGCGGCAAGGTTTCGATTGGCGCACAGAACTGCCATGAAAAAGCATCGGGCGCTTATACGGGTGAAATTTCGGCCCCAATGCTCCAGTCGATTGGCGTTAACTACGTGATTCTGGGTCATAGCGAACGACGTCAATATTTTGGAGAAACCAACGCCCAACTGGCCGAGAAAGTAAATAGCGCACTTCAATACGGTCTGGTACCTATTTTCTGCTGTGGCGAATCACGTGATCTCCGCGAAAACGGCGATTACATTGGTTTTGTAAAAGATCAAATTACGGAAAGCCTGTTCCACCTATCGGCCGAATCATTTGGCAAAGTGGTTATTGCCTATGAACCTATCTGGGCTATCGGTACTGGACTAACAGCATCCTCAGCACAGGCACAGGATATGCACTTTGAGTTACGCCAGCACATTGCCGGACAATACGGCGATACAGTGGCTCAGGATACATCAATCTTATACGGTGGCAGTGCCAATGCCCAAAATGCGGCTGAACTCTTCGCTCGCCCTGATGTAGATGGTGGCCTGATTGGCGGTGCATCACTCAAAGCAGCTGATTTTCTAACCGTTGTGAAAGCAGCTCAATAA
- a CDS encoding cupin domain-containing protein, which produces MTAAYYVQAFNMLPHPEGGYFAETYRSADVIPHTALPGRFGGDRSYSTAIYFLLESHHMSTLHRIQADEVWHFYTGGPLEIFVISPTGSLSVIRLGNRPDQGEVFQAVVPAGHWFGSKPIVDTTVTNMAVNAAGFSLVGCTVAPGFDFNDFEIANRATLLEEFPQHRAVIELLTT; this is translated from the coding sequence ATGACCGCTGCTTACTACGTCCAGGCTTTCAACATGCTACCTCATCCCGAAGGTGGCTATTTCGCAGAAACGTACCGTTCTGCCGACGTAATTCCGCATACGGCTTTACCCGGTCGATTCGGTGGAGATCGGTCGTACAGCACAGCTATATACTTTCTGCTCGAAAGTCATCATATGTCAACCCTGCATCGTATCCAGGCCGACGAGGTCTGGCATTTCTATACGGGTGGACCGCTGGAAATTTTCGTTATTTCGCCAACTGGATCGTTGAGCGTAATTCGCCTGGGAAACCGCCCAGATCAGGGCGAGGTGTTTCAGGCTGTTGTCCCGGCTGGGCACTGGTTTGGATCAAAGCCCATTGTGGATACGACTGTTACGAATATGGCCGTCAATGCAGCCGGTTTTTCCTTAGTTGGCTGTACCGTAGCGCCAGGATTCGATTTCAATGATTTTGAGATCGCTAATCGGGCCACGTTACTGGAAGAATTTCCTCAACACCGGGCAGTAATCGAGCTGCTAACTACCTAA
- a CDS encoding RNA polymerase sigma factor has protein sequence MESNRNVGSPYPDRHAELVKRCQQGERRAQYELYQHYVKAMYNVCLRILNHEAEAEDVLQEAFMDAFSHINSFRGQSTFGAWLKQIVVNRAINHLRSRRLELVDLESHRFGEDDGPDFADTEPYDEDGVQLEVERVRRAMQLLPEGYRVVLSLYLFEGYDHEEIGNVLNISETTSRTQYLRGKKRLLELL, from the coding sequence TTGGAATCGAACCGAAATGTCGGATCGCCGTATCCTGACCGTCATGCTGAATTGGTCAAACGCTGCCAGCAGGGCGAGCGCCGGGCTCAGTATGAACTTTACCAGCATTACGTAAAGGCGATGTATAACGTCTGCCTGCGGATTCTGAATCATGAAGCCGAAGCCGAAGACGTCCTGCAGGAGGCTTTTATGGATGCGTTTAGTCATATTAACTCCTTTCGGGGGCAGAGTACGTTTGGTGCCTGGCTAAAGCAGATTGTTGTGAACCGGGCTATTAACCATCTGCGCAGCCGACGGTTAGAGTTAGTAGATCTGGAGTCACACCGGTTTGGCGAAGATGATGGCCCCGACTTTGCCGACACGGAGCCTTATGACGAAGACGGTGTTCAGTTAGAAGTAGAGCGGGTCCGGCGAGCCATGCAACTGCTGCCAGAAGGCTATCGGGTTGTGTTATCACTGTATTTGTTTGAAGGCTATGATCATGAAGAAATTGGTAACGTATTGAACATTAGCGAAACCACATCGAGAACACAATATTTACGAGGGAAAAAACGATTACTAGAATTACTATAA
- a CDS encoding ATP-dependent helicase produces MVDYISGLNEPQREAVMHGNGPLMIIAGAGSGKTRVLTYRIAHLIETGVDPFRILSLTFTNKAAGEMRNRIEKVVGTEARNIWMGTFHSVFAKILRIEAKAIGYTSNFSIYDTDDSKSLLRSIIKEMALDDKVYRVNSVFGRISGAKNRLIGPDDYINNSVIQADDESARMPHIGKIYKQYALRCFAANAMDFDDLLFNTNVLFRDHLDILNKYQHKFQHVMVDEFQDTNVSQYLITRKLAAVHQNICIVGDDAQSIYAFRGANIENILNFQRDYGKENVKIVKLEENYRSTNTIVQAANSIIARNKNQLEKHVFTSNEEGPLIDVIKASSDNEEGRLVASAIFEAKMNESLVNNDFAILYRTNAQSRAFEEALRKVSLKYRIIGGLSFYQRKEIKDLIAYLRFVVNQQDEEAFKRIINLPKRGIGDTTVAKISVIAAEKQDSVWEIVAEISKHVAGRSAFAIEGFANLIKSYKLLLDQKDAFEVASHIAKTSGLLKELYDDKTVEGLARYENVQELLNAIKEFVDNQDNEDKSLGAFLQSVSLLTTADEKEDDGDNDRITLMTIHAAKGLEFKNVHIVGLEEDLFPSQMMLESRNDLEEERRLFYVAITRAEKRLTVSYAETRYHYGRLKMCEPSRFLLEIDQKYMKQSKQRSAPSRLDFDRPERDRSESTSTGSMAFVRSLAQKTAQRQAPQQAVTHTPSADFAPTSTADLASGQRVEHAKFGFGTVKSVDVNGTERKATIQFEQAGEKVLLLSFAKLRVVA; encoded by the coding sequence ATGGTTGATTATATTTCTGGATTAAATGAACCCCAGCGGGAAGCCGTCATGCACGGCAATGGCCCACTGATGATTATAGCCGGTGCCGGTTCGGGGAAAACCCGTGTACTGACCTACCGCATTGCCCATTTGATTGAAACCGGTGTTGACCCATTTCGGATTCTGTCGCTAACCTTTACTAACAAGGCTGCGGGTGAAATGCGAAATCGGATTGAGAAAGTGGTGGGAACGGAAGCCCGTAATATCTGGATGGGGACTTTCCACTCCGTGTTTGCCAAGATTTTACGCATCGAAGCCAAGGCGATTGGCTATACCAGCAATTTCTCCATTTACGATACCGACGATTCAAAGTCGCTGTTGCGAAGCATTATTAAAGAAATGGCGCTGGATGATAAGGTCTATCGCGTTAACAGTGTGTTCGGACGGATTTCGGGTGCTAAAAACCGGCTTATCGGTCCCGACGACTACATTAATAACTCGGTGATTCAGGCCGATGACGAGTCGGCACGGATGCCGCATATTGGCAAGATTTATAAGCAATACGCACTCCGGTGCTTTGCGGCCAATGCCATGGATTTCGATGATCTGCTGTTTAACACTAATGTGTTATTCCGCGATCACTTAGACATCCTGAATAAATACCAGCACAAATTTCAGCACGTGATGGTCGATGAGTTTCAGGATACCAACGTATCCCAGTATCTCATCACGCGAAAGCTGGCAGCTGTTCATCAGAATATTTGTATTGTTGGTGACGATGCGCAGAGTATTTACGCATTCCGGGGTGCCAACATCGAGAACATTCTGAATTTCCAGCGCGATTATGGCAAAGAAAACGTCAAGATCGTAAAGCTGGAAGAGAATTACCGGTCAACCAATACGATTGTACAGGCAGCAAACTCCATTATTGCCCGTAATAAAAATCAGTTAGAAAAGCATGTCTTCACGTCCAATGAAGAAGGCCCCCTGATTGACGTGATCAAAGCGTCGTCGGATAACGAAGAAGGCCGTTTGGTGGCATCAGCCATCTTTGAGGCTAAGATGAACGAATCGCTGGTCAACAATGATTTTGCGATTCTATACCGTACCAATGCGCAGTCGCGGGCCTTTGAAGAAGCCCTTCGCAAAGTGAGTCTTAAGTATCGTATTATTGGAGGCTTATCCTTTTACCAGCGCAAGGAAATTAAAGACCTGATTGCTTATCTACGCTTTGTGGTCAATCAGCAGGATGAAGAAGCGTTCAAGCGGATTATCAACTTGCCCAAGCGCGGTATCGGCGACACGACCGTTGCCAAAATAAGCGTGATTGCTGCCGAAAAACAGGATTCGGTCTGGGAGATTGTTGCCGAAATCAGTAAGCACGTTGCGGGCCGGTCGGCTTTCGCCATTGAGGGGTTTGCCAATCTGATCAAAAGCTATAAGCTTTTGCTCGATCAGAAAGATGCGTTTGAGGTGGCTTCACACATCGCCAAAACGTCGGGCCTACTGAAAGAACTCTACGATGACAAAACGGTTGAAGGCCTAGCTCGTTACGAAAACGTGCAGGAGTTATTGAACGCGATCAAGGAGTTTGTTGATAATCAAGACAATGAGGATAAGAGTCTTGGCGCGTTCCTGCAATCCGTATCGCTACTCACCACCGCCGATGAGAAAGAGGATGACGGCGATAACGACCGAATAACGTTAATGACTATTCACGCAGCCAAGGGACTGGAGTTCAAGAATGTGCATATCGTTGGCCTGGAAGAAGATCTATTCCCCAGCCAAATGATGCTCGAAAGCCGGAATGATCTTGAAGAAGAACGACGCTTATTCTACGTAGCCATTACACGTGCCGAAAAACGCCTGACCGTATCCTACGCCGAAACCCGTTATCATTACGGCCGGTTGAAGATGTGTGAACCAAGTCGGTTTCTGTTGGAAATCGATCAGAAATACATGAAGCAGTCGAAGCAACGGTCGGCACCGAGTCGGCTGGATTTTGACCGGCCCGAGCGCGATCGCAGCGAAAGCACGTCCACCGGTTCGATGGCCTTTGTCCGTTCACTAGCGCAGAAAACCGCCCAGCGGCAGGCTCCGCAACAAGCCGTTACCCACACGCCCTCGGCTGACTTTGCTCCTACCAGTACGGCAGACCTTGCCTCCGGGCAGCGCGTTGAACACGCAAAGTTTGGTTTCGGGACAGTTAAGAGTGTAGACGTAAACGGTACGGAACGCAAAGCCACTATTCAATTCGAACAAGCAGGCGAAAAGGTGCTGTTGCTAAGTTTCGCGAAGTTACGTGTCGTGGCTTAG
- a CDS encoding OmpA family protein has translation MNANGALAASLIFLFISLKTRGQSGKDSTKVENLGNQVNSEYNEINPMISPDGKTLYFARISHPNNTHGVKGSQDIWYSELDAASGKWGPARRMGFPLNKDEYNCAYSITPDGNSMLIKGQYNNGTYETRGFSLSKKTAGGWSPPQKMDIPNYVSMSKGQFDCGFMSADGKVLLMAFSEKKNSKEDDIYVSFRQKDGSWTKPMDLGPEVNTKFTETTPFLAPDGATLYFSSNREGGLGSNDIYVCKRVDKTWKHWSKPVNLGPKVNTDGYDAYYTLAASGDYAYLTTFKNTLGKGDIVRVKLSDSQPTNQPGKLGGGGDDVANKTDIIRPDPVALISGKVIDQATGKPVEARIIYQTLPDGAEAGEATSDPITGEYKIVLPYGQKYTMRAIAKDFIAEGDNIDLTQPKGFQEITGKQLKMIPILAGAVIRLNNIFFDTGKSELRPESSPELDRLVNTLNEAPKMTIEVRGHTDNTGSNEINNKLSQDRADAVREYFISKGIEPDRVASKGFGETKPVATNDTEIGRQQNRRVEFVIVKK, from the coding sequence ATGAATGCCAATGGTGCCCTAGCCGCCAGCTTGATTTTCCTGTTCATTTCGTTGAAAACCAGGGGGCAATCCGGCAAAGACTCCACGAAAGTCGAAAACCTCGGCAATCAGGTCAATTCGGAATATAATGAGATCAATCCGATGATTTCGCCGGATGGGAAGACCCTCTATTTTGCCCGTATCAGCCACCCCAACAACACGCACGGTGTTAAAGGCAGCCAGGACATATGGTACTCTGAACTGGATGCAGCCAGTGGCAAATGGGGCCCAGCCCGGCGTATGGGCTTTCCTTTAAATAAAGACGAATACAACTGCGCCTACAGTATAACGCCCGATGGGAACTCCATGCTCATAAAAGGGCAGTACAACAACGGAACCTACGAAACGCGTGGCTTTTCGCTCAGTAAGAAAACTGCTGGCGGGTGGTCGCCCCCGCAGAAAATGGATATTCCAAATTACGTGAGCATGAGCAAGGGGCAATTCGACTGTGGGTTTATGTCTGCCGATGGGAAAGTGCTACTGATGGCATTCAGCGAGAAGAAGAACAGTAAGGAAGACGATATCTACGTTAGTTTCCGGCAGAAAGACGGCTCCTGGACAAAACCCATGGATCTTGGCCCGGAAGTAAATACCAAATTCACGGAAACGACCCCATTTCTGGCACCCGACGGCGCCACCCTGTATTTTTCGAGCAATCGCGAAGGCGGACTGGGAAGTAACGACATCTATGTTTGCAAACGGGTCGATAAAACCTGGAAACACTGGTCGAAGCCAGTCAACCTGGGTCCCAAAGTGAATACGGATGGGTATGATGCCTATTATACGCTGGCTGCTTCGGGTGATTATGCGTATCTGACCACCTTTAAAAATACACTTGGCAAAGGCGATATTGTACGCGTTAAACTCTCGGATAGCCAACCAACGAATCAGCCGGGCAAATTGGGAGGGGGCGGAGATGATGTAGCCAACAAAACCGATATAATCCGCCCTGATCCAGTGGCGCTCATTAGCGGGAAAGTTATTGATCAGGCTACCGGTAAGCCCGTTGAAGCCCGCATTATTTATCAAACACTACCAGACGGAGCCGAAGCTGGTGAAGCTACTTCTGACCCAATCACAGGTGAGTATAAAATTGTGCTTCCCTACGGTCAGAAATATACAATGCGGGCTATTGCCAAAGACTTCATTGCAGAAGGTGATAATATTGACCTTACCCAGCCCAAAGGCTTTCAGGAGATTACGGGCAAGCAACTTAAGATGATTCCTATTTTAGCAGGAGCAGTCATACGTCTGAATAATATTTTCTTTGACACGGGCAAATCAGAGCTTCGTCCTGAATCCAGTCCTGAACTTGACCGATTGGTTAATACCCTGAACGAGGCCCCCAAAATGACCATTGAAGTACGTGGACATACGGATAATACGGGCTCTAACGAAATCAACAATAAGCTTTCGCAGGATCGTGCCGACGCTGTTCGCGAATATTTTATCAGCAAAGGCATTGAACCGGATCGTGTAGCAAGCAAAGGTTTTGGTGAGACCAAACCCGTTGCAACTAACGATACCGAAATCGGCCGTCAGCAAAACCGTCGGGTAGAGTTTGTAATTGTAAAGAAGTAA